Proteins encoded in a region of the Bacillus methanolicus genome:
- the rplT gene encoding 50S ribosomal protein L20, with protein sequence MPRVKGGTVTRRRRKKILKLAKGYYGSKHTLYRVANQQVMKSLMYAYRDRRQKKRDFRKLWITRINAAARMNGLSYSRLMHGLKLAGIEVNRKMLADLAVSDEKAFAELANVAKQQFNK encoded by the coding sequence ATGCCACGTGTAAAAGGCGGTACAGTTACTCGCAGACGTCGTAAAAAAATTCTAAAATTAGCTAAAGGGTATTACGGTTCTAAACATACATTATATAGAGTTGCTAATCAGCAAGTAATGAAATCTTTAATGTATGCATATCGCGACCGTCGCCAGAAAAAGCGCGACTTCCGCAAACTTTGGATCACTCGTATCAACGCAGCTGCCCGTATGAACGGTCTTTCTTACAGCCGTTTAATGCATGGCTTAAAGCTTGCAGGTATTGAAGTGAACCGCAAAATGCTTGCAGATTTAGCCGTTTCTGACGAAAAAGCGTTTGCTGAATTAGCAAATGTCGCGAAACAGCAATTTAACAAATAA
- the rpmI gene encoding 50S ribosomal protein L35, whose product MPKMKTHRGAAKRFKKTGSGKLKRSHAFTSHLFANKTTKQKRKLRKAALVSKGDFKRIRHLLDNIK is encoded by the coding sequence ATGCCAAAAATGAAAACTCACCGCGGCGCTGCCAAGCGTTTCAAGAAAACTGGATCTGGTAAACTAAAACGTTCACACGCATTTACAAGCCACTTATTTGCTAATAAAACGACTAAACAAAAACGTAAACTTCGTAAAGCAGCGCTTGTTTCTAAAGGCGATTTCAAACGCATTCGTCACTTATTAGACAACATCAAGTAA
- a CDS encoding DUF1294 domain-containing protein, which produces MEKFIFWAFASVNIIGLLLMRIDKMRAKHKQYRISENTLWAIAFLGGAIGMTMGMRIYRHKTKHLSFKLGFPVLALLQGIFIVYFLALLS; this is translated from the coding sequence ATGGAGAAATTCATATTTTGGGCATTTGCTTCTGTGAACATAATCGGACTTTTGCTCATGCGTATCGATAAAATGAGAGCAAAGCATAAACAATATCGTATCAGTGAAAACACATTATGGGCAATCGCTTTCCTTGGGGGAGCAATTGGAATGACAATGGGAATGCGGATTTACAGGCATAAAACAAAACACCTGTCATTTAAACTTGGATTTCCGGTTCTTGCTCTTTTACAAGGAATATTTATTGTTTATTTTTTGGCGCTTTTGTCATAA
- the dnaI gene encoding primosomal protein DnaI, which yields MQNINDTLKKLANNVDFQKRYELMKQEIYQDPYVKAFLAENRGSITPEILEKSLTKLYEYSTQSKECKECPSLEGCKNIMKGYHPHLVLAGSTIDINYDRCPRKRLYDKRRKEERLIQSIYVPKEILNSSLGELELDKGRLKAIKLAKDFVETYRPGEKQKGLYLYGPFGTGKTYLLGAVANELAKKQISSLIVYVPEFFREMKNSIGDQTVNEKLEIMKKAPILMLDDIGAETMSSWARDEILGTILQFRMMENLPTFFTSNFNLTELQHHLAHSQRGEEEQIKAARIMERIKYLAAPVKVDGPNRRA from the coding sequence ATGCAAAATATTAATGATACTCTAAAAAAACTTGCAAATAATGTGGATTTCCAAAAACGATATGAATTAATGAAACAAGAAATTTATCAAGATCCATATGTAAAAGCATTTTTGGCTGAAAATCGAGGTTCCATTACCCCGGAGATTCTTGAAAAAAGTTTAACGAAGTTGTATGAGTACAGTACTCAAAGCAAAGAATGCAAAGAGTGCCCAAGTCTTGAAGGCTGCAAAAATATTATGAAAGGCTACCACCCCCACTTAGTGCTGGCCGGCAGTACAATCGATATCAATTATGACCGCTGTCCTCGCAAACGGTTATACGACAAACGAAGAAAAGAAGAACGGTTAATCCAGAGCATATATGTGCCGAAAGAGATTCTTAACTCTTCTCTCGGTGAGCTTGAGCTGGATAAAGGAAGACTCAAAGCAATCAAGCTCGCAAAAGACTTCGTTGAAACATACCGTCCCGGAGAAAAACAGAAAGGGCTTTATTTGTACGGGCCATTTGGAACGGGAAAAACGTATTTATTAGGTGCCGTTGCCAATGAATTGGCTAAAAAACAGATAAGTTCATTGATTGTTTATGTTCCAGAATTTTTCCGTGAAATGAAGAATTCGATTGGCGATCAAACGGTAAACGAGAAACTTGAGATTATGAAAAAAGCTCCGATTTTAATGCTGGATGATATTGGGGCAGAAACGATGAGCAGCTGGGCAAGAGATGAGATTTTGGGAACCATTCTTCAATTCCGGATGATGGAGAATTTACCAACTTTCTTTACCTCCAATTTTAATCTGACAGAACTGCAGCACCACCTTGCCCATAGTCAGCGCGGTGAAGAAGAACAGATAAAAGCTGCAAGAATAATGGAACGGATCAAATATCTTGCAGCGCCCGTAAAAGTTGATGGCCCAAATCGAAGAGCATAA
- the ytxC gene encoding putative sporulation protein YtxC, translated as MIEIIFQNNEDASNLYKALQLHLSSEAKKNILLFEDRHIAKVSINSLSNDTLRAIKKAFYEFITYKKRDDWMRTIIADHYYFEDPEEQQQILDIIHSIFEGKREELEFFFKDTDLDTMLIHAIDQVFHENLSFSFDSFVKFRLRSFWELLEKYVQVSIDEYKMEQEYQIFVHTLREYLVMKRSKISHLHLLIDDGITFFDEQYDEIKRGDLARMIDRKLLFNHPVYVDSATIAPLLSIAPATIFLYTKEPDQPLIRTIVNIFEERVSIKPVSDLNG; from the coding sequence TTGATCGAAATCATCTTCCAAAATAATGAAGACGCATCAAACTTGTACAAGGCATTACAGCTCCATTTATCCTCTGAAGCTAAAAAAAATATTCTTCTATTTGAAGATCGACATATTGCAAAAGTTTCAATAAATTCGCTTTCGAACGATACTTTGCGAGCTATCAAAAAAGCTTTCTATGAATTTATTACTTATAAGAAACGTGATGACTGGATGCGAACGATTATCGCAGATCATTACTATTTTGAGGATCCTGAAGAGCAGCAGCAAATTCTTGACATTATCCATTCTATTTTTGAAGGAAAACGGGAGGAATTGGAATTCTTTTTTAAAGATACTGATCTGGATACTATGTTAATTCATGCAATAGATCAAGTTTTTCATGAAAATCTCTCTTTTTCGTTTGATTCATTCGTTAAGTTTCGACTAAGGTCATTTTGGGAATTACTTGAGAAATATGTGCAAGTGTCGATTGATGAATACAAAATGGAGCAGGAATACCAGATATTTGTCCATACATTAAGGGAATATTTGGTGATGAAAAGGTCAAAAATTTCTCATCTTCATTTGTTAATCGATGATGGAATTACCTTTTTTGATGAACAATATGATGAGATTAAGCGAGGAGATCTTGCAAGAATGATAGACAGGAAACTGCTATTTAATCACCCTGTTTATGTTGATTCTGCTACGATTGCTCCACTGTTGTCGATTGCACCTGCTACGATCTTCCTTTATACAAAAGAACCGGACCAACCGTTAATCCGGACAATTGTAAATATATTTGAAGAACGTGTATCAATTAAACCTGTTTCCGACTTAAATGGATAA
- the thrS gene encoding threonine--tRNA ligase — MSDVVKITFPDGAVKEFPKGTTTEDIAASISPGLKKKAIAGKLNGQMYDLRRPIEEDGEIEIITPDRDEALEVLRHSTAHLMAQAIKRLYKNVKLGVGPVIEGGFYYDIDLEESLTPEDLPRIEKEMKKIVNENLEIVRKEVSREEAVQLYKEIGDEYKLELIEAIPADEKVTIYEQGEFFDLCRGVHVPSTGKIKEFKLLSIAGAYWRGDSKNKMLQRIYGTAFFKKEDLEEHLRLLEEAKERDHRKLGKELNLFTNSQKVGQGLPLWLPKGATIRRVIERYIVDKEIRLGYDHVYTPIMGSVELYKTSGHWDHYQENMFPVMEMDNEQLVLRPMNCPHHMMIYKNSMHSYRELPIRIAELGTMHRYEMSGALSGLQRVRGMTLNDAHIFVRPDQIKDEFKRVVRLVLEVYKDFNIKDYSFRLSYRDPADKEKYYDDDQMWEKAQSMLKEAMDELGLEYFEAEGEAAFYGPKLDVQVKTALGKEETLSTVQLDFLLPDRFDLTYVGEDGKPHRPVVIHRGVVSTMERFVAYLIEEYKGAFPTWLAPVQVQVIPVSPDAHYDYAKQVQEKLQAEGFRVELDDRDEKIGYKIREAQMQKIPYMLVVGDKEVEDNAVNVRKYGEQKSETVAFADFVSSLKEEVKLS, encoded by the coding sequence ATGTCAGACGTTGTGAAAATTACGTTTCCTGATGGAGCAGTGAAGGAGTTTCCAAAAGGAACGACAACGGAAGATATTGCGGCATCCATTAGCCCGGGATTAAAGAAAAAAGCGATTGCCGGTAAATTAAACGGCCAAATGTATGATCTTCGCCGTCCGATCGAAGAAGACGGAGAAATAGAAATTATTACTCCTGACCGTGACGAGGCATTAGAAGTGCTTCGCCACAGTACAGCCCATTTAATGGCTCAGGCTATAAAGCGTTTGTACAAAAATGTAAAACTTGGTGTTGGGCCTGTTATTGAAGGCGGTTTCTACTACGATATCGATCTTGAGGAATCTTTGACTCCGGAAGATTTGCCGCGAATCGAAAAAGAAATGAAAAAAATCGTCAATGAGAATCTTGAAATTGTCCGCAAGGAAGTGAGCCGTGAAGAAGCAGTGCAGCTTTATAAAGAAATTGGCGATGAATACAAGCTTGAATTAATTGAAGCGATTCCGGCTGACGAGAAGGTAACCATTTACGAGCAGGGTGAATTTTTCGATCTTTGCCGCGGTGTTCATGTACCTTCAACCGGAAAAATTAAAGAATTTAAGCTGCTCAGCATTGCCGGCGCTTATTGGCGCGGGGACAGCAAAAACAAAATGCTTCAACGCATTTACGGCACAGCTTTCTTTAAAAAAGAAGATCTTGAGGAACACTTGCGGCTTCTGGAAGAAGCGAAAGAGCGTGACCACCGCAAGCTTGGAAAAGAATTAAACTTATTTACAAACTCACAAAAAGTTGGTCAGGGTCTGCCGCTCTGGCTTCCAAAAGGTGCGACAATCCGCCGTGTGATCGAACGGTACATCGTTGATAAAGAAATTCGCCTTGGCTATGATCATGTTTATACTCCAATCATGGGAAGTGTGGAATTATATAAAACTTCCGGCCACTGGGATCATTATCAGGAAAATATGTTCCCGGTCATGGAAATGGACAATGAACAGCTTGTTCTTCGTCCGATGAACTGCCCTCATCATATGATGATCTATAAAAACAGCATGCACAGCTACCGCGAATTGCCGATTAGAATTGCGGAGCTTGGCACCATGCACCGTTATGAAATGTCAGGCGCCCTTTCCGGACTGCAGCGCGTTCGCGGGATGACATTAAATGATGCACATATCTTTGTCCGCCCTGACCAAATTAAAGACGAATTTAAGCGTGTTGTCCGTCTTGTTTTAGAGGTTTATAAAGATTTTAATATAAAAGACTATTCTTTCCGTCTTTCTTACCGTGATCCGGCAGACAAAGAAAAATATTATGACGATGATCAAATGTGGGAAAAAGCCCAAAGCATGTTAAAAGAGGCAATGGACGAACTTGGCCTTGAGTATTTTGAAGCAGAGGGAGAAGCAGCCTTCTACGGTCCTAAGCTTGACGTTCAAGTCAAAACAGCATTAGGCAAGGAAGAAACTTTATCAACTGTTCAATTGGATTTCTTGCTTCCGGATCGTTTTGATTTAACGTATGTTGGTGAAGACGGTAAACCGCATCGTCCAGTTGTTATCCACCGCGGCGTAGTTTCCACAATGGAGCGCTTTGTTGCCTATTTAATTGAAGAATATAAGGGAGCCTTCCCGACATGGCTTGCACCGGTTCAAGTACAAGTGATTCCTGTTTCACCTGATGCTCACTATGATTATGCGAAACAGGTACAGGAAAAACTGCAGGCGGAAGGATTCCGTGTCGAACTGGATGACCGTGATGAAAAGATCGGCTACAAAATCCGCGAAGCGCAAATGCAAAAAATTCCTTACATGCTTGTAGTCGGCGATAAGGAAGTGGAAGACAATGCGGTAAATGTCCGGAAATACGGCGAACAAAAATCGGAAACTGTTGCGTTCGCAGACTTTGTTTCATCCTTGAAAGAAGAAGTGAAGCTATCATAA
- the infC gene encoding translation initiation factor IF-3 — MISKDMILNEGIRAREVRLIDQNGEQLGIKSKNEALEIAARVNLDLVLVAPNAKPPVARIMDYGKYKFEQQKKEREARKNQKIINVKEVRLSPTIEEHDFNTKLRNAIKFLEKGDKVKASIRFKGRAITHKEIGQRVLVRFAEACKEIATVESHPKMDGRSMFMVLAPKNDK, encoded by the coding sequence ATTATTAGCAAAGACATGATCTTAAATGAGGGTATCCGTGCCCGTGAAGTCCGCCTTATTGACCAAAATGGCGAGCAATTAGGAATTAAATCAAAAAACGAAGCACTTGAAATTGCTGCACGCGTAAATCTTGATCTTGTATTAGTTGCGCCGAATGCGAAGCCTCCGGTAGCCCGTATTATGGACTATGGAAAATATAAATTCGAGCAGCAAAAAAAGGAAAGAGAAGCGCGTAAAAATCAGAAAATCATCAACGTTAAAGAAGTTCGTCTTAGTCCGACAATTGAAGAGCATGATTTTAACACAAAGCTTCGGAATGCGATTAAATTCTTGGAAAAAGGCGATAAGGTGAAAGCATCGATCCGCTTTAAAGGTCGTGCGATTACACATAAAGAAATTGGCCAACGTGTTTTAGTTCGTTTTGCAGAAGCTTGCAAAGAAATTGCAACAGTCGAGTCACATCCAAAAATGGACGGCCGAAGCATGTTTATGGTCTTAGCACCTAAAAACGACAAGTAA